The genomic interval CGTGGGCAGTTTCGCCACATCCTGGAGTGGCATCTGGGGTTTGGAGAAAGAGGCAAGGTGAGGATTTTAGTGAAGGAGCAGTGTGGATCTTCTGGGATTGGGAGGCAGGTGTGTGTTCTGAGGCAGATCCTGTGCTTAAGGGGTACATATTCATACCCATGTCTTGGGTTGGTGACTGCCCTTCTCTATTTATAGGACTCTCCAAAGCCAGATGGCTTATCTGACACAGGTGAGATGGGATGACAAGGAGGGAGATTTGGGCATGACCCATGGAGGTATCCAAGTACTCCTGCCTTGTCCCATCCTAGTTGCTGAGCCTGTCAAAGTGGTGATCCTAGACCTCAGTGGTGTCACCTTTGCAGATGCTGCTGGAGCCAAGGAAGTAGCACAGGTAAGGGAGTAGGTAGGCTGAAGAGAAGTCCCTTATCATTTCACCCATCCCCTCTGACTTGGGATTTAACCTCTCTGCCCTACAGCTAGCCAGCCGATGCCAGGATGCTGGGATCCACCTTCTCTTGGCTCAGTGTAATGGTGAGTGGTGTGGAAGGTGGAAGGGCTGGAAACTGGGGAATGGGTGGATGcacaggggagggaagaggacacAGTGTGGATTTTGGGCTTCAGAGCCTGACGCCTTCCCTATATAGCCTCAGTACTGGAGACACTGACCCGGGCAGGACTCCTGGACAGAGTGACCCCAGAACAACTTTTTGTGAGTGTCCAGGATGCAGCTGCACATGCCCTGGAGAGGCTGGTAAGAGGTAGTAGCATCAGGAGAGGGAGCCAGGGGCTGCTAGGCTAAACCAAGGGAAGGGTGGGTGAGTGGAATTTGGAAAAGGGACCAAGGAGGAAGATTTAAGAAGGAAGATGCGGTAGAGATGATTAGTACATTCAAGACCAAGTCAAGAGACTGGGCCAAGCTCTGGGTTAAGAATAGAAGAACTAAGGATCCCAGAGGGGGTGGAGTGTCCCCAAAGCACTGCCAAATCTTGGGGGAGGAGGTGATACCTAATCTATTCCCAACCTGTCCCCTCTTTTCTCCAGGAGCTCACTGGTCCAAAGATTTGCACAGTGTGGGTCTAACCAGGTCGCTTGGAGTGTGGAGGGCACCAACAGTATGTGTGAGAGGAAGGCCATGGTCACTTAGCTCCCTTACTTAATGTAATAAAATGAAGCTGAGAACCTCTGGGGTCTGTGAAGTGGGTCCGGGTATTTGCATGTAGCTCGCTGCTGCCCCTCCCTCCACACCCACAGCAGCTCAGAGACACAAGTTAAAATGGCTTTCACCATGTGTTCACCAGCCCCACCTATCTCCAGAGTCACAGTGCTCTCTGTGGGGGTGGGCTGGAGCGGGTGCACGGAGTGCTGGATCCAGAGCTGGGGGTCTTGGGATTGCATGTTAGGAGCTTCCCTACCCCCTCAGTCCCAAGGAGATGAGAGTGTTTCCACTTGAGGGTCTTAAGAGTCCTCCTGGGCTCTTTGGCACTTGGAAAGTGAACTCCCCCATTTCCTGCCCCAtagaatggggtggggggaggactTGGCACTGGCTGTGGGAGAGGTTATGGCTCCATTAGGTTCCTGGGCACTCACTGAAAGGAGGGGTGTCACCAGGACAAGCCCCTATTTGGGATCAAGTTCTGAAGGGGAGGGCCATCAGTGGAGTGCTCATGGGGTGGAGAGGTTTGCTGGAAATTCCTGGCAAGGATAAGGAGGCAGGCTGAGCCTGACAGGCAGGAAGCCCAAGTGACCATCATTCAGCAGTCATGCACTGCAGGCGGTGTTTGAAGAAGAGCAGGCGGTGTTTGGCCACCTGACTTTCATCCAGTGATCCTGGGTAACGGTACCGGGCATAAGTCtctctcccagcctcccttgaTACCCAGGGCAGCTTCAACTTTGATGCATGATCAACAATGACGTCAGAGCAGGAGCCAACTCGAAGGGAACCAAGCCCATCCAGGAAGAATtctgggggtggaggaagggagaaCAGGCAGTGAGGGGTCCTGACCGTGGAACGGGCCAACCCCTAAGTTGGAATGGAAATTGAGGGTATGGAAAGAGTGCCTGTGCGAAGACCTTGGCACATACCCCTCTCCATTTCAGTTTTACTCTTGTATAAAATGGACtccatacactttttttttttttttgctttaacgGAAAACCTACCCCCTACAACCCACACACTCTCAGAGGTTCGATAAATGCCAGATGGGCTGCTCCCGAGTGCAGTCTGAACAAGAGGATGTGGCTGGGAATGAAGAAAAGGTGGTCATGACAGTGACAGAAAAATTCAAGGCAAATCCGGAGGCTGTGCTGGGCGTGGAGGTTTACATGGTGTGCGGGACTGGAGAGGGTGGGAGAACTGTCCCCTCGTCAGGGTGCAGATCTTGCTAAGTCTCAGAACTGCCCTAGGGGCCCAGGGGAGAAGGGGCGCGTGCCCTAGGTGTCCGATTGCACCGTGCCTCGCCCAGCGCCGCTCTGTCTCCTCCTAAACCCTGCGGAGAAGGGCACCACTCACCTAGATGTGCCACGCGGCTGAGGCGCGGGTCGAATCCCACCTCGCGCACCTTCTCCGTGCGCGCCAGAAAGAAGTTAACCACGCCGTCGGTCACCACGCAGCCTGGGAAACCCACGAGCTCATGGTGGAAGCCGCGTTTTTGACGGAGGCAGTTCCCGAGACCTGGGGCGCCGGGCTCCACGCTCAGCAGCTGCCGGTAAGTGGTGGCGAAGCCCGAGATCTCGCGCACCGCGCCCCCTACCTGCGGAGAGTGGAAGGATGATTCCAGGACGACCCTAAGAGGGTAGGTCTGTGCTCCTTGTCCCTCTTTTGGTTCCCCTGTCCTATCCTCTTCCGCTTCACTCCTGTACTATCCAGAGTGCCCCCCCCCCGACTCCACTTTGTCGGCCCCTTTCCGTCCCACGGCTGGCTGTTCTGGACAGCAGCTGTCCCTCCTTGGCATTGGCATGATTAAGGCCCTTCTTCCACCCAAGCCGCGGCTCCTCCCCTACCAGGTCCAGCGGCGTCCGCTCCAGCACGTCCACCAGCCTCTCCAGCCGCGTGCGCGCGGTGAAGATAAAGTCGTCGTCCACCCACAGCACGTATTTGGTGGTTACTTGGGAAACGGCCAGGTTCCGGCCTGCGAACCAGCCCTGGGGAAACAGGTGTGTTTGGTTGCAGTCTGTAAACTGCGACACTTCCCTCCGCCaacttttttcctcttccctaaCCTCTTGCAACAATTTGTGTCTTTCTCCACACTTTTGAGTACTTTTCAGTGACCAGAAGCTAGGTTTAAAAATGCAGGTTCCCACCTCCCTCCACTCCCGGAGGTTCTGAGTCTGTTTTGGGGAAGGGTCTTGGAGTACATTTATGTCTTGCGTACATCCATCCGTCCATTCATTCGTCAGTTATTTTGAGTGCCCAGTAGGTACTAAGCACCATTCTAAGAATGCAGATAGAACACAGCAGGCACGATTCGGCTCCCACGGAGCAGGGACCTGCTTGATTCTGAGGCAGGTGGTTCTCGAATCACTACCTTGGAGGCTGCAGATTGAAGGCGCGCCCCCTCCCAGAGTCCTCGGGCGCCCGGTTCAGCCTTGCTGGCTGCGCACCTTGCCAAACGGCATGAGATAGTGTTCTATGTGGGGGCCGCTAACACGCTCAGGTTTGTCGCTGTCGTCGGCGATGACCACGGTGACGGTGGGGTAGAATCGGCGAATGCTGGCGATGAGTGCCCGCAGTCGATCATAACGAAGGAAGGTCTTGGTAGCAATGGTGACCAGAGCACTGATGTTGTACTTGGCTGAAAGTGAGGCCCAGGGTTGGGTGCAGACACTGCAGGAAGGACCCCCTCCCCACCAGGTGGCCCTTTCCCAACTCCCTCCCCGCCAGGGCAGGGCTGGATCTGCTACTTCCCTACTCCCACCAGCCTCACCTCCCTGGGGAAGAGGCCCAGCCGGGTACAGCCGAGGATTGGGGGGATGTCTTATGCGGATGGTAAAGGCCACCTCATGTCCCTCGGTGGAGAATCGGACTGAGAATAAAAGACATGGGCTTGTGCTCTCAAGGCTAAGCAGCAGTTCCTTTTCAGTCAATCAATATTTCAGTGCTTACTCttattttccacttttcttttttttgggtaggactggatttgaactcagggctcacactttcaaagcaggcattctatggcttgaaccatgccctccatttcgttttgctctggttatttttggagatgggggtctcctgaactatttgcctaggctggcctccaatcatgatcctccctatctcag from Castor canadensis chromosome 8, mCasCan1.hap1v2, whole genome shotgun sequence carries:
- the B4galnt1 gene encoding beta-1,4 N-acetylgalactosaminyltransferase 1 isoform X2, whose protein sequence is MEPPLCSPPRPRMRLGRRALCAIVLLLACASLALLYASTRDAPGLRTPLALWAPLEAPPRPELPDLAPQPRYAHIPVKIKEQVVGLLTQNNCSCESSGGNLLLPFQRQVRAIDFTKAFDPEELRAASASREQEFQAFLSRSHSPADQLLIAPANSPLQYPLQGVEVQPLRSILVPGLSLQAVSGQEVYQVNLTASLGNWDVAGEVTGVTLTGEGQPDLTLSSSGLDQLNRQLQLVTYSSRSYQGNTADTVRFSTEGHEVAFTIRIRHPPNPRLYPAGPLPQGAKYNISALVTIATKTFLRYDRLRALIASIRRFYPTVTVVIADDSDKPERVSGPHIEHYLMPFGKGWFAGRNLAVSQVTTKYVLWVDDDFIFTARTRLERLVDVLERTPLDLVGGAVREISGFATTYRQLLSVEPGAPGLGNCLRQKRGFHHELVGFPGCVVTDGVVNFFLARTEKVREVGFDPRLSRVAHLEFFLDGLGSLRVGSCSDVIVDHASKLKLPWVSREAGRETYARYRYPGSLDESQVAKHRLLFFKHRLQCMTAE
- the B4galnt1 gene encoding beta-1,4 N-acetylgalactosaminyltransferase 1 isoform X3, giving the protein MRLGRRALCAIVLLLACASLALLYASTRDAPGLRTPLALWAPLEAPPRPELPDLAPQPRYAHIPVKIKEQVVGLLTQNNCSCESSGGNLLLPFQRQVRAIDFTKAFDPEELRAASASREQEFQAFLSRSHSPADQLLIAPANSPLQYPLQGVEVQPLRSILVPGLSLQAVSGQEVYQVNLTASLGNWDVAGEVTGVTLTGEGQPDLTLSSSGLDQLNRQLQLVTYSSRSYQGNTADTVRFSTEGHEVAFTIRIRHPPNPRLYPAGPLPQGAKYNISALVTIATKTFLRYDRLRALIASIRRFYPTVTVVIADDSDKPERVSGPHIEHYLMPFGKGWFAGRNLAVSQVTTKYVLWVDDDFIFTARTRLERLVDVLERTPLDLVGGAVREISGFATTYRQLLSVEPGAPGLGNCLRQKRGFHHELVGFPGCVVTDGVVNFFLARTEKVREVGFDPRLSRVAHLEFFLDGLGSLRVGSCSDVIVDHASKLKLPWVSREAGRETYARYRYPGSLDESQVAKHRLLFFKHRLQCMTAE